A genomic segment from candidate division WOR-3 bacterium encodes:
- a CDS encoding sigma-70 family RNA polymerase sigma factor has product MKHDREQVSDLIEKALKHDEGACRKIVDLYKGRIFSYVYRMVGNYHDAEDLTFDTFIKCFKALASFDRTKKFSTWLFTIAHNTTMDFFRKNRYEYEYFDERHSVKDDFVEKVEEAKKMELIERCLAELPALDREVILLFHREEYSYQEISEILKLPVTTIKTRLHRARKRLRTLVRKKKKG; this is encoded by the coding sequence ATGAAGCATGACCGGGAACAGGTATCTGACCTGATTGAAAAGGCGCTCAAACACGATGAGGGTGCCTGCCGAAAGATAGTCGATCTTTATAAAGGAAGGATCTTCAGTTATGTATATCGGATGGTGGGGAATTATCACGATGCCGAGGATCTCACCTTTGATACCTTTATCAAATGTTTTAAGGCGCTCGCCTCTTTCGACCGCACGAAAAAATTTTCGACCTGGCTTTTTACGATCGCCCACAACACGACTATGGATTTCTTCAGAAAGAACAGGTATGAATATGAATATTTTGACGAACGCCACTCAGTAAAAGACGATTTTGTCGAAAAGGTTGAAGAGGCGAAGAAGATGGAGCTGATTGAAAGATGCCTTGCAGAGCTTCCGGCTCTGGACCGCGAGGTCATTCTCCTCTTTCATCGGGAAGAATACAGTTATCAGGAGATAAGCGAGATCTTGAAACTGCCGGTGACGACCATCAAGACCCGGCTGCATCGGGCGCGTAAAAGGTTGAGGACGCTCGTCAGAAAAAAGAAAAAAGGGTGA
- a CDS encoding polymer-forming cytoskeletal protein, whose product MQNLIAILFIISQVSNIGYIQEIPEYIGQMPTIVVTAPHYKNEVTSSFKFLPGIPMNFAFGQSMIHHLNIPIKSTFAEDLYVPEEDTIDEDVMVSGGNAKIDGVIDGDLAVMGGVVEINGIVDGDVAVMGGNLELNGSITGDAAVFGGNVVNKGTIELDVLVVGGTVMLDSGSVVQGDVNMVGGTVERDDNAVVEGEIQSVESEVLKELLPDIGKAFRVPRVIPGHRVFHRIFLIAFFFVFYLIGLLAFLIFPGAIEHIIGIVKANVWASVGLGIAVEVLYIPIILLFTISIIGIPLIPLFMLAVLLAALFGFSALCFIIGERVIEGMKWQIENKAGIFSLGWLATAIIPLILFLIGPPVVVFGVVILYVVATIGMGAVSLTLLKTKKKKK is encoded by the coding sequence ATGCAGAATTTGATTGCAATACTTTTTATAATAAGCCAGGTGTCAAATATCGGGTATATTCAAGAGATACCTGAGTATATAGGTCAGATGCCGACCATTGTAGTCACGGCACCGCATTATAAAAATGAAGTCACTTCATCCTTTAAGTTCCTTCCTGGGATACCGATGAACTTTGCCTTTGGTCAGTCAATGATCCATCACTTGAACATCCCGATTAAAAGCACCTTTGCTGAAGACCTCTACGTTCCTGAGGAAGATACCATAGATGAAGACGTTATGGTAAGCGGCGGTAATGCAAAGATCGATGGAGTGATTGACGGTGACCTTGCTGTTATGGGTGGCGTTGTGGAGATAAATGGTATAGTTGACGGAGATGTTGCAGTAATGGGTGGAAATCTGGAACTCAACGGGTCGATAACCGGCGATGCCGCGGTCTTCGGTGGTAATGTCGTGAATAAAGGCACCATTGAACTGGATGTTCTTGTTGTCGGTGGTACAGTGATGCTCGATTCCGGTTCAGTTGTTCAGGGTGACGTGAATATGGTCGGCGGTACTGTGGAACGTGACGACAATGCCGTGGTTGAAGGAGAGATTCAATCAGTGGAGAGCGAAGTTCTCAAAGAACTCCTGCCTGATATCGGTAAGGCGTTCAGAGTTCCCCGGGTGATTCCGGGGCACCGGGTCTTTCACCGGATTTTTCTCATTGCCTTCTTCTTTGTATTCTATCTCATTGGCCTTCTGGCTTTTCTGATCTTTCCCGGTGCGATCGAACACATCATCGGAATAGTAAAAGCGAATGTCTGGGCGTCGGTCGGACTCGGGATCGCTGTTGAGGTGCTTTATATTCCGATCATCCTTCTATTTACTATTTCAATAATCGGGATACCGCTCATTCCTCTGTTTATGCTCGCTGTTCTACTCGCCGCACTCTTCGGATTTTCCGCACTCTGTTTTATTATCGGCGAGCGGGTCATCGAGGGAATGAAATGGCAGATAGAGAACAAGGCAGGGATCTTCAGTCTGGGCTGGCTGGCGACCGCGATAATTCCTTTGATTCTCTTTTTGATCGGACCGCCGGTGGTTGTCTTCGGTGTGGTGATTCTTTATGTTGTTGCGACCATTGGAATGGGCGCCGTATCTCTCACCCTCTTAAAGACAAAAAAGAAGAAAAAATAA